AGCCATGAAATTTATAATCTTTCTgaacatttttgcaattagtttCGCCCTCTCTGCGCATTTTTGTTTCACTTTACTTCACTCCCTcaacttacatacatatgtacatacatatacatatacctatgtatgtacacatgCGCTTTCTTACCCCCATACTTCTAAATGCATCATCACTTCTCTTGCATATGTAAActtaatgagctgctgctcgttgtgCACTCTCTgccttaattattattagctcctatttttaaatgcttttacaACTTATGTTGGAATTTCTtgaatacatacacatacatacatacattcatttGTAACTGTACTGACTGTTCCATCAATATCCGTCTATCTGATCTAAAGACAAAACATATGGCGCAATGATTtattgctcttgctcttgctgtgtCCCTATCTCTTTTGCTCCTGGAGCAGAAGACACTAAAATCTATTGATATTTATCTTGCCAGCATAATATACAATTCAAGCGTTTCGGTATCTTTCTATTCCACCTCTATCTTACTCCCAACAATTCCCATTTGGTAATCTAATCATGCAAGCAGCGAGCCGACAAGTCCCACTATCActatcaattaataatttagtgCTAAATATGTGCGTTTATTTTGGATATGTTGCTGTCATAGGTGTGCCTCTTGTTGTTTCAGTAGTCAGCGCAATAATAACGAAAATAATAGTCACACAGCacgttattattatattaactaACCTGTTGAAATAGATGACAAATGCGTGAAGattatgcgtgtgtatgtgttgaaTCAGATTTCATGCATTCTGGTTTATAATGATTATGTCAGATGCAAGATTATAAACAGCAAGAGTATTTTGAGTTTGTTCAGTAAAAAACATAATTCAGCCTTATACACTCAACAATTCTTTCCATGACTaatattgccaaaaaaaaaaaatactaagaatcatcagcaagcaaaaacaacacatacatacatacacatatagaCATCATAGATGtgtaaaatacaattttacaCTGCAGCCTGCAATTTCATCATAAATTGTCAGCGAGACCAGTTGTGTATGCTGACAAAAGGTTATTGCTGTGGCGCTGTTAGCTATGCAAACCTATTTCGGCCTATTTAGTTAGTAGTCTTAActaatatgcaaacaattcccaatttatgttaacaagaaaatcgaaaaaaaagttaatgtCCATAGCCTGTCTTGGTATTTTATCTACATACATGCATAGAAATTTCGCGGTTCTGTTAAAAACATGCAGACATCTGGTATCTATGTTgttagttgtttgttttggtatttgtggcattttattaacatttgtatttaaaaacttttagctgataatttaatttatttattataatttattattgtctgctgcactttgtgcttacttttgtgtgtgcgcgcatTTAAAAGcgatacaacaacaattatcaTAGAAACAACAAACATCGGATTACGGATagtgagggagagagagatagaagagatagaagagagagagagagagaggaacaacaaaataatgttGTTGTATGCTTTGCTTGAATTGCAGCCGGCGCGGCGCGGCGTATGAGTGCGCCTTGAATGTTCTAGCAACGCCGGCAGAGTTTTACATATATCTTATGCATATGTGCGACCAGTCGCCCACCCAGTGagcataaacagcagcagaggaaAGTGTGGGAGAGCGCCTGCTGCGGTCGTTGCCCAAAAAGTTCAAAATCATGCGCACGCAGGGCAAGAGAGACAGCGCCAGAGCAGAGAACCTCACCATAGGTTTGAGCATTATCGCTTTAGCGTTAAATGCTGCCACCTCTTCCTACTCGTGCTTACTGCGCTCAGAGAGGATAGAAGAACGAGACCGAGGCCGAAGAGAGCGTCTGTCGCGCAACCTGTAGCGTTGATGGTCAtggaaaattgttgctttattggTTTGAGTGGGTGACTGGCCGACGCCATATTGTTTTAGGGGGTTGTTTctaatacatgcatacatgcacacagctaagtgtgtatgtgtacgTGAGCTTGGGCGGCTGCAGgctgcaaaaatgttgctgttgttgttgttgtttttcttgttgcaaAGGCACCGGTTTTTGTGGACCGGCATTCAACAGTTCAGCATACGTGCTTTTTGCgcgtctctctcgctctcttaaaGTACTCACGGACGCTCTCTCTGCCTCGTTGGCTGCGGCGTGCTTGCTTCCGTGTGGTGCCTAGTTGTAAATATGATTATTGATTTTTCACCATTTGATGTCTGCTTTGCTTCACTGACTgtttgctcgctcgctctgtaGTGCTGCACCTCGCTTGTGGGCTCATGTTAATTGCATGTAATTTGGTTAAATGctgcacaacaaattgcatttaccGTAAACAAAGGACAAACGCAAGAGCAGTTGCAGCAGGACTAAAGCGATTCTCTTTTGCTCTCCCGCGCAATAGCAGTAAATCTGTCAAGTTttcgagcagcgctgctgacgtAGCCGCCGTTGCTTGGCAGCTTTACCCGGGCCGCGCTGCAtaaagttagttagttttgcAGGGAGCTGCGACGCATAAACGTCGCGTAGCGTTCAAACTCCTTTTTGTAACACGCAAACTTGTATGAAAATCATAAGTGTTATTTTTTAGTGAGAAAACAAGTGCATGTTGAAATATTAGTGCATCAATCAGACCAtcgaaaatacaaatacaaaaattctaaatgtgtataaatttCCCATTGCAGAATTTTGCGCGTGCGAACCAATTTGGCGATACCCttaaagtatgctacaaataattttgcCCACAATATTTATCAACGGGGAACACAACAAGCAATCAAGGACCAGAGAGTGAACTTAAGCCCATTATTGACCAGCattaacaatttcaattgaatgcaacaattaacaagaacaacaaaaagggCAACAAGTTTTAacatcaaataataataatccaAAATAAATATCCGTTTTTAAAAGGTAAGTTgttgtgtttatatatataaaagttgatatctatgtatatgtatgtacattggtgcatacatatatacagtcTAGACAGTTGCACCACCTTTAACACCTCACACCACAAGACCCTCCTCCGATTTGCCCGCAAGGGTTTGCTAACCGCGCGTTTCACTGACGCTTTTCTTTTTCGAGGGTGGATTTtgcgtttcatttcatttcgtttgctttcACTGACAACTTCTTTTTGTGTCGTCCTTCTCTCTCTGTTTTACTGTTGCGCCACTTTGTGGACGgattttatgttgttgttttattcttttatttgcacatacatatgaaaaTCTAGAAATTTTTCATGCCGCCGCTCTTGTTTACTTTATACTCGGCCCTCGGTTTGGAGTGGgggtgggagtgggagtgggagtttGCACCCTCTGCTCGATGTCAGCCTTGGGGCGTGCGTGTATTGCATTTCCTGTTGATGGCCGAAACTTTTCGACGGAGGGAGTGCTTGTGGGGGTTGCTAAGACTACTCAAGCTACCAGAGGGGGGAGACCCGTGCCCTCCAATGGGTACAGCCTCGAATAGCGTTAAAAAGCACTTTGTTTCtatttgttgaattgttgttgttgctacggGGTCGGGCGGATCAGAGATGTCGTTTAATAAAGGGGTCACCCCGGCTCTCTGAGGGAGGGGAATAGGCACaattagctacaaattatGTTAAGAATGTTGAATAATAAGTTGCACAACTAATAAAGAGGGGAAGGTATGCTAAAACTTTGCTGACTCACGCTGTGAAAATGAGTGATTCAGCCAGGAAGTCCTTAGAGAATAGTGGGGTCGTCAATGTGGTTCTtagtcataaattaaattatcatCGACGCTTGCCTTTGCTACACtccatataaaatatatatctaagGCTGTAATCCTTAGACAGCGGTCAAGAAGAATTCAATAGTTGGGGACATTTCCGCATAAAAGAAGAAGCAATAAGAAAGAAATTCCAAAGCAAACTCGAGCCTAGCTTGGATTGGGAGCTACGCTATCAACATTTATTGGTTTCAGTTGTGTCGCGTTACTTGaacaaatatattacaataCTACTAACTACACTAGTTAGGAAACTTAAGTTTTATACTCCGACTCAAATTCCATTTGCTATGTAACTTAAAGATTTGTACTGATGGTTACCCTTACCTATTCTTTCTTATTGCAGCTGGTCGTTTCCAGAACCTACTTCGGATTGATCATTTAACTAAGACAGACAAGACTTAAAGAGATGGCGTCGTCGCCGACCCCATCCTTGGACTCCATGCGTGGGGGTACCAATTCCATAGAATCATACGAGCACGCCGGCTATCTATCAGACTCTCCGCTGACGCTGAGCGGCTCCTCACCACCAGCGAGCGATTCGGCAATCTGCAGCGATGAATACACAGCTGGCAGTCAGGTGACGGTTAAAGTGCGACAGGATGTGACTGTAATCAATGGTCATCATCCAATCTCAGCGTCGGTATCGTCCAGTTCATCGGCCAGCTCTTCATCCTGCTCCagttcatcatcatcgtcatcgtccAGCTGCTCGACCAGCGGCCTCAGCGGCTgcggcagcaccagcagcagtgtaatcagcaacagcaataatgtGGGCAGCAATGGTCCCGGCGTCATTGGTAGCAATCTGCcgagcgccagcagcaacaacagcagcagcagcagcaacagcattagTAGTTTGATTGTGGGCGCAGGCAAggggagcaacaacaacaacaacaacaacaacaacagcagcagcaatagtcTTGCCCCAGCACGCTGCACCGCctgcaagagcaagagcagcgaCGCGGTGGCCAAGTGCTTCGATTGCCACCGATATCTATGCGCCAATTGCGTGACAGCACATGAGTTTATGCACTGCTTCAACGGCCACAATGTGTGCCTGATCAAAGGCTTCGAAGCTACACCCAGCAGCAataactgcagcaacagcagtacCAACAATCCCGCTGCCAGCGAGTTCAAATACGCCAGCAGCCTGACCAtgatgttgcagcagcagcaacaacaacagcagcagcaacagcagcagcaacaaactgaaaCGCAACCCATGTCACAGTTGTCCAAGAttgtgctggcagcagcagccaacaatgcACAggagcatcagcagcaacaacacgaGACCCTGTACACcacacagctgcaacagcagcagcaacaacaacagcagcagcagatgcaacGTCAATTATTTTGCGCGCGTCACAAGCACGAGCTGTTAAAGTTTAGCTGCCGCACATGCTGCACGCTTGTGTGCAAGGAGTGCATTGTGCTGGAGCATTCGACAGGACTGCACGAGCTTGAAAATGTGCAATCgccggcggcagcagctgcgacaattacagcagcagcagcagccgcagctgcagcagttgcaacagcagccaacagtcAGAACGAAGCCGCATTTCAGACCCTATTGGCCGATATGCGTGGTAAGATTGGGGAGATTGTGACCATAGCCGGGAGCGCAGAGCAAAGCGTGACCAAGGTGAAGCTGCAGTATCAAAAGGCTTTGAACGAATTGAATGAAACGCATCAGTTCTTCGCCTCCATGCTGGATGAGCGCAAGTCGGAGCTGCACAAGGAGCTGGAGACACTCTACACGGCCAAGGTCAATGGCAATGCTTTGTGGCTGCAGCGCTCCAAGGAGCTCATCGACAAGGGCTTGGCCAGCTGCGATGCTATCGAGCGTACGCCCAGCAATGCTGGCAGTGGACCGCTGCTCTCcgatgcgctgctgctgcgcaagaccatggagcagcagctgcagacgGGCGTGCAGGACATGCAGCTGCCCTTCGAGCTCGAGTTCATGTCCAACTACCAGTCCATACAGGCGGGAGTGCGCAACACGTTTGGCTACAtacgcagcggcagctgcggcagcaacgAGTCCAGCTTGAGTCTTAGCCACATGAGCCATGGCAAGCAGCCGCCCATAGCGCGACCTACGCAAagcgcaagcaacagcagcgccagcagcgcaggcagtcaccatcatcagcagcagcagcagcaacatttgcagctacaacagcaatcGTTTCTTcctggcttgggcttgggcagTCTCTtggacaacagcagcggcaacagcagtaATAGCAGCGGCGCCGGCGTTTACAGCAATGGCGGCTGCGTGCTGCTCGGCGGAGCACGCGAGCGCAATCTCAACGAGCTGCCACACTTCAGTGAGCTGCTGCCCAAACGCAATAGTGCCAGCCTGACCCACTATAATCCCTACGAGAAGTGGAGCAATGGCGGCAGCGACAATCTGTTCAGCAGCGCCTCCAGCACGACCGCTGTGTCccttggcaacagcaacaactc
This genomic interval from Drosophila busckii strain San Diego stock center, stock number 13000-0081.31 unplaced genomic scaffold, ASM1175060v1 chrUn_07, whole genome shotgun sequence contains the following:
- the LOC108608437 gene encoding LOW QUALITY PROTEIN: brain tumor protein (The sequence of the model RefSeq protein was modified relative to this genomic sequence to represent the inferred CDS: inserted 2 bases in 1 codon), which codes for MASSPTPSLDSMRGGTNSIESYEHAGYLSDSPLTLSGSSPPASDSAICSDEYTAGSQVTVKVRQDVTVINGHHPISASVSSSSSASSSSCSSSSSSSSSSCSTSGLSGCGSTSSSVISNSNNVGSNGPGVIGSNLPSASSNNSSSSSNSISSLIVGAGKGSNNNNNNNNNSSSNSLAPARCTACKSKSSDAVAKCFDCHRYLCANCVTAHEFMHCFNGHNVCLIKGFEATPSSNNCSNSSTNNPAASEFKYASSLTMMLQQQQQQQQQQQQQQQTETQPMSQLSKIVLAAAANNAQEHQQQQHETLYTTQLQQQQQQQQQQQMQRQLFCARHKHELLKFSCRTCCTLVCKECIVLEHSTGLHELENVQSPAAAAATITAAAAAAAAAVATAANSQNEAAFQTLLADMRGKIGEIVTIAGSAEQSVTKVKLQYQKALNELNETHQFFASMLDERKSELHKELETLYTAKVNGNALWLQRSKELIDKGLASCDAIERTPSNAGSGPLLSDALLLRKTMEQQLQTGVQDMQLPFELEFMSNYQSIQAGVRNTFGYIRSGSCGSNESSLSLSHMSHGKQPPIARPTQSASNSSASSAGSHHHQQQQQQHLQLQQQSFLPGLGLGSLLDNSSGNSSNSSGAGVYSNGGCVLLGGARERNLNELPHFSELLPKRNSASLTHYNPYEKWSNGGSDNLFSSASSTTAVSLGNSNNSVVVDAFASLSNVTNGNSSSAVSNESLLDLTNKLLSASIYPPKSQIKRQKMIYHCKFGEFGVMEGQFTEPSGVAVNAQNDIIVADTNNHRIQIFDKEGRFKFQFGECGKRDSQLLYPNRVAVVRNSGDXNQYGQFVRKFGATILQHPRGVTVDNKGRIIVVECKVMRVIIFDQNGNVLHKFGCSKHLEFPNGVVVNDKQEIFISDNRAHCVKVFNYEGQYLRQIGGEGITNYPIGVGINSNGEILIADNHNNFNLTIFTQDGQLISALESKVKHAQCFDVALMDDGSVVLASKDYRLYIYRYVQLAPVVTRQMHNSLA